From Schaalia sp. ZJ405, one genomic window encodes:
- a CDS encoding Fpg/Nei family DNA glycosylase, which translates to MPEGDAIRRLAGTLNELFVGGVVETSSPQGRFALSAAQLDGALLEKVRVHGKHMFLGFVPADAAGTWPSQWIHIHLGLYGWWRFNGDETVVDEGYGVAHRIAPVPKGQWDGHSETRWGEGYGEAKTGTWEPPEPVGQVRLRMLNSHAVADLVGPNRCELISDEERVIAEAKLGPDPLDPGAREDRQAMERFASVAHTKRRSIGEIVMDQSIIAGVGNIYRADALFLAGISPHRKGVNISQQRLRDLWVLICDLMNRGLAAGRLETMDPDEAPNPPIEGDEEASRWYVYHRTGRPCLRCGTPIREALMQNRRLFWCPSCQR; encoded by the coding sequence ATGCCTGAGGGGGATGCCATTCGTCGCCTCGCGGGGACGCTGAATGAACTTTTTGTTGGTGGCGTTGTTGAAACGTCGTCACCGCAGGGACGATTCGCGCTGTCCGCCGCTCAGCTCGACGGCGCGCTCCTTGAAAAAGTGCGAGTTCATGGCAAGCACATGTTCCTTGGCTTTGTCCCCGCCGATGCCGCAGGAACATGGCCGTCTCAGTGGATCCACATTCACCTGGGTCTCTACGGGTGGTGGCGTTTCAACGGTGATGAAACGGTCGTTGATGAGGGCTACGGTGTTGCCCATCGGATTGCCCCGGTTCCAAAGGGGCAATGGGATGGTCATTCGGAAACCCGCTGGGGTGAAGGATACGGCGAAGCGAAAACTGGCACGTGGGAGCCGCCTGAACCGGTTGGCCAGGTCCGTTTGAGGATGTTGAACTCCCATGCGGTTGCCGACCTCGTGGGACCAAATCGATGCGAGTTGATTTCAGATGAGGAACGCGTCATCGCTGAGGCCAAGCTCGGTCCGGATCCTCTTGACCCTGGGGCACGCGAGGATCGTCAAGCAATGGAGCGTTTTGCTTCGGTTGCCCACACGAAGAGACGATCGATCGGTGAAATCGTTATGGATCAGTCGATCATCGCAGGAGTGGGGAACATCTATCGCGCTGATGCGCTCTTTCTTGCGGGAATATCTCCGCACCGCAAGGGCGTGAACATTTCTCAGCAGCGCCTCCGTGATCTGTGGGTTCTCATTTGTGACCTGATGAACCGGGGTCTTGCGGCGGGGCGGTTAGAGACGATGGATCCGGATGAGGCGCCGAACCCTCCGATCGAAGGTGATGAAGAGGCCTCTCGGTGGTACGTCTATCACCGTACCGGCAGGCCGTGTCTGCGCTGTGGCACGCCGATTCGCGAGGCGCTCATGCAGAATCGTCGCCTGTTCTGGTGCCCGAGCTGCCAGCGGTAG